A single window of Maylandia zebra isolate NMK-2024a linkage group LG2, Mzebra_GT3a, whole genome shotgun sequence DNA harbors:
- the rnf212 gene encoding putative E3 SUMO-protein ligase RNF212 isoform X2, producing the protein MASWVCCNSCFLPQSADRKLAVTSCGHVICSGCYQRGYQRGQPGSCYICNAKCQLSPLSDKSSPGVKALFSNIKVVAAKHLTEISQVIKYQEKHQKRLFTHYEQRNEKLEEAVVRMKQEMQQMTKKLNEQSAYIAKLENALKLQSTKASSGHHMSHSSQTPHGHKPVLQIPYNSSVSLSRHSSATNVTENMEVDQRSLFWKPNSGSFIRASQDGWTAVFKEDLLPQTCHSARVLDGSLQSLDHRPPPGTPCPNWSTTSLINTHENCHEVSR; encoded by the exons ATGGCTTCCTGGGTTTGCTGCAATTCCTGCTTTCTTCCTCAAAGTGCCGACCGCAAACTGGCGGTCACAAGCTGTGGCCATGTCATCTGTAGTGGTTGTTATCAGAGAGGTTATCAGAGAG GCCAACCAGGCAGCTGTTATATCTGCAACGCTAAATGCCAACTGTCACCACTGTCTGACAAA AGCAGCCCTGGTGTGAAGGCCCTTTTCTCAAACATCAAGGTGGTGGCAGCCAAGCACTTAACGGAAATCAGCCAA GTTATAAAGTACcaggaaaaacatcaaaagaggCTCTTCACTCACTACGAGCAAAGG AATGAAAAGCTGGAGGAGGCAGTAGTGAGGATGAAGCAAGAAATGCAGCAGATGACAAA GAAGCTGAATGAACAGAGTGCCTACATTGCTAAGCTGGAAAATGCACTAAAGCTTCAGAG TACCAAAGCTTCATCTGGGCACCATATGAGCCATAGTTCCCAAACCCCACATGGACATAAACCAG TCTTACAGATACCATATAACTCCTCTGTGTCCCTCTCACGACACTCTTCAGCTACTAATGT CACTGAAAACATGGAGGTGGATCAAAGGAGCCTGTTCTGGAAA CCTAACTCTGGCTCATTTATCAGAGCTTCACAAGATGGATGGACTG CCGTTTTCAAGGAGGACCTTTTACCCCAGACGTGTCATTCGGCCAGAGTTCTGGATGGAAGTCTCCAATCTTTAGACCACCGTCCTCCTCCAGGCACTCCATGTCCTAACTGGTCTACCACCTCCTTAATAAACACACACGAAAACTGTCATGAGGTCTCTAGATGA
- the rnf212 gene encoding putative E3 SUMO-protein ligase RNF212 isoform X1: MASWVCCNSCFLPQSADRKLAVTSCGHVICSGCYQRGYQRGQPGSCYICNAKCQLSPLSDKSSPGVKALFSNIKVVAAKHLTEISQVIKYQEKHQKRLFTHYEQRNEKLEEAVVRMKQEMQQMTKKLNEQSAYIAKLENALKLQSTKASSGHHMSHSSQTPHGHKPVLQIPYNSSVSLSRHSSATNVTENMEVDQRSLFWKPNSGSFIRASQDGWTGTMPHRSSNPNMSASHAACSATVSRFQGGPFTPDVSFGQSSGWKSPIFRPPSSSRHSMS, translated from the exons ATGGCTTCCTGGGTTTGCTGCAATTCCTGCTTTCTTCCTCAAAGTGCCGACCGCAAACTGGCGGTCACAAGCTGTGGCCATGTCATCTGTAGTGGTTGTTATCAGAGAGGTTATCAGAGAG GCCAACCAGGCAGCTGTTATATCTGCAACGCTAAATGCCAACTGTCACCACTGTCTGACAAA AGCAGCCCTGGTGTGAAGGCCCTTTTCTCAAACATCAAGGTGGTGGCAGCCAAGCACTTAACGGAAATCAGCCAA GTTATAAAGTACcaggaaaaacatcaaaagaggCTCTTCACTCACTACGAGCAAAGG AATGAAAAGCTGGAGGAGGCAGTAGTGAGGATGAAGCAAGAAATGCAGCAGATGACAAA GAAGCTGAATGAACAGAGTGCCTACATTGCTAAGCTGGAAAATGCACTAAAGCTTCAGAG TACCAAAGCTTCATCTGGGCACCATATGAGCCATAGTTCCCAAACCCCACATGGACATAAACCAG TCTTACAGATACCATATAACTCCTCTGTGTCCCTCTCACGACACTCTTCAGCTACTAATGT CACTGAAAACATGGAGGTGGATCAAAGGAGCCTGTTCTGGAAA CCTAACTCTGGCTCATTTATCAGAGCTTCACAAGATGGATGGACTG GCACCATGCCTCACAGATCGTCCAACCCAAACATGTCAGCCAGTCACGCCGCATGCTCAGCCACAGTGAG CCGTTTTCAAGGAGGACCTTTTACCCCAGACGTGTCATTCGGCCAGAGTTCTGGATGGAAGTCTCCAATCTTTAGACCACCGTCCTCCTCCAGGCACTCCATGTCCTAA
- the rnf212 gene encoding putative E3 SUMO-protein ligase RNF212 isoform X3, whose translation MSSVVVVIREVIREANQAAVISATLNANCHHCLTNPGVKALFSNIKVVAAKHLTEISQVIKYQEKHQKRLFTHYEQRNEKLEEAVVRMKQEMQQMTKKLNEQSAYIAKLENALKLQSTKASSGHHMSHSSQTPHGHKPVLQIPYNSSVSLSRHSSATNVTENMEVDQRSLFWKPNSGSFIRASQDGWTGTMPHRSSNPNMSASHAACSATVSRFQGGPFTPDVSFGQSSGWKSPIFRPPSSSRHSMS comes from the exons ATGTCATCTGTAGTGGTTGTTATCAGAGAGGTTATCAGAGAG GCCAACCAGGCAGCTGTTATATCTGCAACGCTAAATGCCAACTGTCACCACTGTCTGACAAA CCCTGGTGTGAAGGCCCTTTTCTCAAACATCAAGGTGGTGGCAGCCAAGCACTTAACGGAAATCAGCCAA GTTATAAAGTACcaggaaaaacatcaaaagaggCTCTTCACTCACTACGAGCAAAGG AATGAAAAGCTGGAGGAGGCAGTAGTGAGGATGAAGCAAGAAATGCAGCAGATGACAAA GAAGCTGAATGAACAGAGTGCCTACATTGCTAAGCTGGAAAATGCACTAAAGCTTCAGAG TACCAAAGCTTCATCTGGGCACCATATGAGCCATAGTTCCCAAACCCCACATGGACATAAACCAG TCTTACAGATACCATATAACTCCTCTGTGTCCCTCTCACGACACTCTTCAGCTACTAATGT CACTGAAAACATGGAGGTGGATCAAAGGAGCCTGTTCTGGAAA CCTAACTCTGGCTCATTTATCAGAGCTTCACAAGATGGATGGACTG GCACCATGCCTCACAGATCGTCCAACCCAAACATGTCAGCCAGTCACGCCGCATGCTCAGCCACAGTGAG CCGTTTTCAAGGAGGACCTTTTACCCCAGACGTGTCATTCGGCCAGAGTTCTGGATGGAAGTCTCCAATCTTTAGACCACCGTCCTCCTCCAGGCACTCCATGTCCTAA